Proteins encoded within one genomic window of Candidatus Brocadiia bacterium:
- a CDS encoding DOMON domain-containing protein, with the protein MKKILSVTLLCAIVFGLTACEERKAQTQPTSPPVQAENKVTAAGVTMEWSLAGTNLSVKLSAATSGWVAVGFDPGAGMKDANIIIGYVKDGNAIIRDDFGTGFGSHAPDTVDNVTNKSGTEANGVTEISFTIPLDSADAQDKKLVSGNSYKVLLASGNSDDFSAFHTHKAVATIKIP; encoded by the coding sequence ATGAAAAAGATATTATCAGTCACATTATTATGCGCCATAGTGTTTGGATTAACGGCCTGCGAGGAGCGCAAAGCCCAAACCCAGCCGACGAGCCCGCCGGTTCAGGCTGAGAATAAGGTGACCGCGGCCGGAGTGACCATGGAATGGAGCCTGGCCGGCACCAACTTATCGGTCAAGCTCAGCGCCGCGACCAGCGGATGGGTGGCGGTCGGGTTCGACCCCGGCGCCGGGATGAAGGACGCCAACATCATCATCGGCTATGTCAAGGACGGCAATGCGATCATCCGCGACGACTTCGGCACCGGGTTTGGTTCGCACGCCCCAGACACGGTTGATAACGTCACCAATAAAAGCGGCACCGAGGCGAACGGCGTAACTGAAATAAGCTTCACCATCCCGCTGGATTCCGCCGACGCCCAGGATAAGAAGCTGGTATCCGGCAACAGCTATAAAGTCCTACTGGCTTCAGGCAACTCGGACGATTTCAGCGCCTTCCACACCCACAAGGCGGTAGCGACGATAAAGATTCCGTAG
- a CDS encoding tetratricopeptide repeat protein, producing MVHKICTLTLLSIFLLLTAFPALSEPEDPKPSQQKIEAARELYNIALDSLKSKQYEEARKLLVKAVEYNPDFAEAYAKLGDTYILLRDEELGYENHKKCLDIIGKSESTSDELAKLSEEIKRKSEKFRLLEDKITSVKKDFIAKVADLGNQSLADSDYFLAEELFSLIERIDTDNTDAADGLRQAREGQSNLDSAEPYEANSELSDVYYQSGLTAIKQNKYDEAIDKLNKAVSYRREFSQALFALGECHEKQKDKSSAIRNYRLCLKHIQKKDNLSKEESDTCNKAYKAVERLDERSRQMSKVKNDYANSLMALATDCFNRKYQRFACVILKQIDVIDPINRKADELYSKLDRKVVASVESGRNAGRVIKLFNGVSLDNWLGRGEYPGKWWSAKDGKMIFNPEEKNIPATMQYDGQIFDSYIASIKLFVEDFLFDEEGSIGLLVAYNPSKGAFQAFMSTNGRLNKGWNYIEVIKQGNSYQGSTNGIKSPTTRYLNPGDQPIIGIGTKNIRFYIASFTIQELAGSSGAQPAAARESTSEALRLFNGKDLTGWKVAGDNNEIYWKAEGGKLVVRPENPTITSGVFWQGSELPNNFAFSFDVTIEGKASENEQGVLGLIHESDGKKYAAIDLAKMLGNSGSYKISMARENGQYKLFVNGQLSRSIQPQHQYTILGLSSINFKASFSNITLKALK from the coding sequence ATGGTACATAAAATTTGCACGTTGACCTTATTAAGCATTTTCTTGCTGTTGACGGCATTTCCTGCCCTATCGGAGCCGGAAGACCCCAAGCCGTCACAGCAGAAGATAGAAGCGGCCCGGGAGCTTTATAACATCGCCCTGGATTCGCTCAAAAGCAAGCAGTACGAAGAGGCCCGGAAATTACTGGTCAAAGCCGTCGAATATAACCCCGATTTCGCCGAGGCGTATGCCAAACTGGGCGATACTTACATACTGCTCAGGGATGAGGAACTGGGCTACGAGAACCATAAAAAATGCCTGGACATCATCGGCAAGTCCGAGTCGACCTCTGACGAGCTGGCCAAATTATCAGAGGAGATAAAACGCAAGTCCGAGAAATTCAGGCTGCTCGAGGATAAAATAACATCCGTAAAAAAGGATTTCATCGCCAAGGTGGCTGATTTAGGCAATCAGTCTTTGGCCGATTCCGATTACTTCCTGGCCGAGGAGTTGTTCTCGCTGATAGAAAGAATCGATACGGATAATACCGATGCGGCTGACGGCCTTCGGCAGGCAAGAGAGGGCCAAAGCAATCTTGATTCCGCAGAGCCGTACGAGGCTAATTCGGAACTATCAGATGTCTACTACCAGTCAGGCCTGACCGCCATCAAACAAAACAAGTATGACGAAGCGATTGACAAACTGAATAAGGCGGTGTCTTACCGCCGGGAATTTTCCCAGGCCCTGTTCGCCCTGGGTGAATGCCATGAGAAACAGAAGGACAAATCATCGGCCATCCGGAATTACCGGCTCTGTTTGAAGCATATCCAGAAGAAGGACAATCTTTCCAAGGAGGAAAGCGACACTTGCAATAAGGCATATAAGGCCGTGGAACGGCTGGACGAGCGAAGCCGGCAGATGTCCAAAGTGAAAAACGATTATGCCAACAGCCTGATGGCTTTGGCCACGGACTGCTTCAACAGAAAATACCAGCGGTTTGCCTGCGTCATTCTAAAGCAGATAGATGTGATCGACCCGATAAACAGGAAGGCCGATGAGCTTTATTCCAAACTGGACCGGAAGGTGGTTGCTTCAGTGGAAAGCGGCCGCAATGCCGGACGGGTTATCAAGCTTTTTAACGGAGTGAGCCTGGATAACTGGCTCGGCCGTGGCGAATATCCGGGCAAATGGTGGAGCGCCAAGGACGGTAAGATGATATTCAACCCGGAAGAAAAGAATATCCCAGCTACGATGCAGTACGACGGACAGATATTCGACAGCTATATTGCCTCTATAAAACTATTCGTTGAAGATTTCCTTTTCGACGAGGAGGGCTCCATTGGACTGCTCGTAGCTTATAACCCGAGCAAGGGAGCGTTTCAGGCTTTCATGTCAACAAACGGGCGGCTGAACAAAGGCTGGAATTATATCGAGGTGATCAAGCAGGGCAACAGCTATCAGGGTTCTACCAACGGCATTAAGTCCCCCACTACAAGATATCTTAACCCGGGTGACCAGCCAATCATCGGAATCGGCACCAAGAATATCAGGTTTTACATCGCCAGTTTTACCATCCAGGAACTGGCTGGAAGTTCCGGAGCCCAGCCGGCCGCGGCCAGGGAATCAACTTCCGAGGCGCTCCGGTTATTTAACGGCAAGGATTTGACCGGTTGGAAGGTGGCCGGCGATAATAACGAGATATACTGGAAAGCCGAGGGCGGCAAGCTGGTGGTTCGTCCGGAAAACCCAACAATAACCAGTGGGGTCTTCTGGCAGGGAAGCGAGCTTCCGAATAACTTCGCCTTTTCGTTTGATGTGACCATCGAAGGCAAGGCATCGGAAAACGAACAAGGCGTGCTCGGCCTTATCCATGAGAGTGACGGCAAAAAATACGCCGCCATAGACCTGGCCAAGATGCTGGGTAATTCCGGCTCTTATAAAATATCGATGGCCCGGGAGAATGGACAATATAAACTGTTTGTTAACGGCCAATTAAGCCGGTCAATACAGCCCCAACACCAATACACGATTCTTGGCTTGAGCTCCATAAATTTCAAGGCATCATTCTCCAATATTACCCTCAAGGCTTTGAAATAA